From the Lycium barbarum chloroplast, complete genome genome, one window contains:
- the atpH gene encoding AtpH produces the protein MNPLISAASVIAAGLAVGLASIGPGVGQGTAAGQAVEGIARQPEAEGKIRGTLLLSLAFMEALTIYGLVVALALLFANPFV, from the coding sequence ATGAATCCACTGATTTCTGCCGCTTCCGTTATTGCTGCTGGATTGGCCGTAGGGCTTGCTTCTATTGGACCTGGAGTTGGTCAAGGGACTGCTGCGGGTCAAGCTGTAGAGGGTATCGCGAGACAGCCTGAGGCAGAGGGAAAAATACGAGGTACGCTATTGCTTAGTCTAGCTTTTATGGAAGCTTTAACAATTTATGGACTGGTTGTAGCATTAGCACTTTTATTTGCAAATCCTTTTGTTTAA